DNA from Halorarum salinum:
CGACCCGGAGTCGGCGACGTTCATCCCCGCGAAACCGGACCTGGTGGAACTGCTGCTCGAACAGCTGTTCTCGTACGCGCGCCGGGGGGAGTACCCGGCCCTCGTCGACGCCGCGCTGTGTCACTACCAGTTCGAGGCGATCCACCCGTTCCGGGACGGCAACGGCCGGCTCGGCCGGCTGCTCATCATGCTCCAGCTGTACGACGCGGGGCTGCTCCCGGGGCCGTACCTCTATCTCAGCGCGTACTTCAGGCAGTTCGGGCAGGGGTACCGCGAGCGGCTCCTCGCGGTGAGCACGGAGGGCGCGTGGGACGACTGGATCACGTTCGTGCTGAACGCGGTCGCCGAGCAGGCGATCGACGCCCACGACTGCGGCGTCCGGCTGAAGGAACTGCGGGCGGAGTACCGGGCGCAGTTCCCCGGGTCGGCGACGACCCGGGAGCTGGTGGACTACCTGTTCGAACAGCCGTACCTGACGGGACCGCGGGCCGTCGAGGCGACCGGCCGGTCGAAGCCGTCGGTCTACGACGCGATCGACTCGCTGGAGTCCGCGGGGATCGTCGCGGAGACGACCGGCAAACAGCGGAACAGGGTGTACGAGGCGCCCGAGATCCTGTCGGTACTGAGTTCGTGAGGGTTCTGTTGGTGCATCGATCGTAGGTTCGCTGTCAGTCTGAACATAGAGACGTGGATTCGGAACAGCTCGAAAGCCCCGTGGCGCTGGACGACGGCGCGGACCGACAAGCACCACAGCGCGACCGAAGTGAGCGCGAGGAGCACGGCGGCCGCACCGACCCGAGCCCCGTGGGGGCTTTCGGGGCCTACTCCACGGCTCACGCACCGAACACCGCATGAGCGATTTCGAGCCGTTCTCGGCCGACGCCACGCCGTTCGAATCCGAGCCGACCGATCGTTCCCCGAACCTGCAACACTGGATTCATAGGGACCACCCGCCACGGTACTGACAATGAGCAGTCGCGGTCGGAGCCACACCCCCGACGCAGGAGGCGACCGATGAGCGACCGCACGAACCGGACCGCGGACGAGATCCGATCGCTCGACGACCAGACCGTCCGCGAAATAGCCGCCGGCGAGGTGGTCGAGCGCCCGGCCTCGGTCGTGAAGGAACTCGTCGAGAACGCGCTCGACGCCGGCGCCGACAGGGTCGCCGTCGCCGTGGAGAACGGCGGCATCGACGGCGTCCGCGTGAGGGACGACGGGGCGGGGATGCCCCCCGAGCAGCTCCCGAAGGCAGTCGCGAAGCACGCGACGAGCAAACTCGGCGGCGTCGACGACCTCGACTCGGGCGTCGCCACCCTCGGCTTCCGCGGCGAGGCGCTCCACACCGTCGGCGCCGTGGCGGAGTTGACCGTTCGCTCGCGCCCGCCAGCGGCCGACGCGGGCGCGGAGTTGACCGTGAACCACGGCGACGAGGGGACGGTCGAACCGGCCGGCTGCCCCGTCGGGACGACCGTCGAGGTCCGGGACCTGTTCGGCGAGACCCCGGCACGCCGGAAGTTCCTCGGGACGCCCGCGACGGAGTTCGACCGGATCAACGCGGTCGTCTCGGCGTACGCGCTCGCCAACCCCGACGTGGCCGTCTCGCTGGAGCACGGCGGCCGCGAGGTGTTCGCCTCGAACGGCGACGGGCACCTGCGCTCGGCCGTGCTCGCGGTGTACGGCCGCGAGGTCGCGGAGTCGATGGTGGACGTGGACCGTGGCGCGGAAGCAAGCGGTGATTCGAACGAGGGCGGCGAGGGAACCGTCTCCGTCTCGGGGCTCGTCTCGCACCCCGAGACGACCCGCGCGGGCCGGGAGTACCTCACGACGTTCGTGAACGGCCGGTGGGTGCGCGAGAGCGACCTCCGCGGCGCGGTCGTCGACGCCTACGGCGGCCAGCTGGCACCCGACCGCTACCCGTTCGCCGCCCTCTTCGTCGACGTCCCCGCCGACGCCGTCGACGTGAACGTCCACCCGCGCAAGACGGAGGTCCGGTTCGACGACGACGCCGGCGTGGTGGGGTCGGTCCACGAGGCCGTTCGGGAGGCCCTGCTGGATCACGGGCTGCTCCGAAGCTCCGCCCCCCGGGGGCGCTCGGCGCCCGACGAGGCCACGGTCGACCCGGAGGTCGTCGGCGGCGCGGGAACCGAGCACGAACGGGCGGCCGCGGACGCGCGGGCCGACGAGGGGGTCGACGCGGACGACGCGGGCGACGGCGAGGAACCGGACACGACGGCGTCGGTGCTCGACGCGTGGGGAGGGTCCTCCGCTTCAGAACCCGAGGCCGACGCCGAAGCGGACCGGACGGCCGACGAGGGGGGCACCTCCGGGGCGACCGGGCCGGCGGGCGAATCGGCGGCGGATTCGCCCGCCGACTCGCCGGAGGACCCGACCGAACCCGAGGCGACCGACCGACCCACGGACCACCCGGTCCGTCGGCCGACCCACGACGCGCCGTGGAGCGGACGCCCCTCGCCGCGCGGGTGGCAGGAGGGGGCCGACGAGGGCGCCCGGGACGACGGCCCGCCCCGGTCTACTCCCCGGCAGTCGACGCTCGCCGGCGGTACCACGGACGAGCGGACCGAACACGACTCCCTGCCGTCGATGCGGGTGCTGGGACAGTACGGGGGGACCTACGTCGTCTGCGAGACCGACGAGGGGCTGGTGCTCGTCGACCAGCACGCCGCCGACGAGCGGGTGAACTACGAGCGCCTCCGGGCGGCCGCGCGGCGCGACGCGCCCGCACAGACGCTCGCGCGCCAGGTCGAACTCGAACTGACCGCGCGGGAGGCGGAGCTGTTCGGGACCTTCAGGGACGCGTTACTGGAGGTCGGGTTCGCGGCCGAGCGCGCCGGCGATCGGACCGTCGCCGTCACCGCCGTCCCGGCCGTCTTCGACGCGACGCTCGATCCGGACCTCCTGCGGGACGTGCTCGCGGCCTTCGCCGACGAGGTCGCCGCGGACGACCGGCCAGTCGCGGAGGTGGCCGACGCCCTGCTCGCGGACCTGGCGTGCTACCCCTCGGTCACCGGAAACACCTCGCTCACCGAGGGCTCGGTGGCGGACCTGCTCTCGGCGCTCGACGGCTGCGAGAACCCCTACGCCTGCCCCCACGGGCGGCCGGTGCTCGTGGAGTTCGGACGCGGCGAGATCGAGGACCGCTTCGAGCGGGACTACCCCGGGCACGCCGGTCGACGCGAGGAGTAGCCGACCGCCGAAGGGGAGTCGTTCCCCTCACGACTCCCCTCACGCCGTTCGCCTCACCACAGTTCCCGCACGCGAGCGGGCCCTCCGACGTCGTCGAGCACGGCGACGACCGCGTCCGGCACGTCCTCCCGCCAGGAGTCGTCGCCCGCGGCCATCCGCCGGCGGATCGCGGTCCCGCTCACGGTTCGCTCGGCGCGGACCGTCCGCACCTCCCGTCCGTGCTCGCGCAGGCGGTCTGCCTTCACCTCGTGCCAGTCCTCCAGCACCCTGAGGAAGTGGACCGCGTCGGCGGGCGCGTAGTGCTCCCAGAGTTCGGGCCGGTTCACCGGGAACGGGAGCACGCGAACTGGAACGCCGAGGTCGGCGTCGGCGACGGCCGCCCGGACCGTCCGGTCGCGCTCGTGGTACCGGAAGGGGTTGTTCCGGGGCTCGCTGCGCTCCGGGTCGGCCGACTCGTCGCGGACGTGCGAGGGATCGGCGTTCGTCACCCCGACGAGCAGTTCGTCGCACTCGCCGGCCGCCCACCGGAGGTACGCGAGGTGGCCCCCGTGGAACGGCTGGAAGCGCCCGTGGACGTGTCCGACGGTCCTCCGAGTCACGCGGAATCACGCTCCCCGGGCTCCCCGTCCCACCGCGCCGCGCGCTCGACGTACCGGGCGGCCTCGCACCCCGGTGCGGCGGACAGCCGCGGGCCGTCCCTGGCGATCGTCCCGAGTCGCCTCGGTCGGGAACCCGGTATCTCGCCCAGTCGGTCGGCCACCCGATCGAGGACGCCGGGCCTCGCGACGACCGCCAGCGGGCCGTTCGTCTCGACGGTGACGTCCGGCACGGTCCACGCGTCCGCGATCTCGTCGACGCCGGGGAGCGGCGGAAGCGCCTCGACCCGCAGGGACCGCCCGGCGTCGGCGACGACCCGCCCGATGCCCGCGACCCCCTCGCCGGACACGTCCGTGACGCGGGCGACGTGGCGGTCGGGGTCGAACGGCTCGCCGGGATCGGGTCGGAACGGTGCCAGCGCCTCCGCGATCGGTCGCGTGTCGGTCCGAAGCCGTTCGAGTCCGCGCTCGCGAAACTCCCCGTCGTCGGATGCCACGCCGTGGGCGTAGAGCGCCAGCCCGCCGAGCGGGCGCGTGAGCAGGACCCCGAACCCGGGTTCGAGCGAGGGGGTAGCCGGCGCACGCAGCGCGACCGCGCGGACGCTCGCGCCGAACAGCCACCCCTCGCCGTCGTGTTCGACGGTCGCCGGCGGAAGCGCCGTCGCGTCCACCGGAACCGAGTCCGCCGCCCACGTCGCCACGGAGGCGTCCGCGGGTAGTTCACGGCGCGGTGCGGCGACGAGCGGTCGGACCTCGCGGTCGGCGACGGCGCCGACGGCGTGGAGGTCGTTGCAGGCGTTCAGGATCGCGATCCGAAGCGACTCGGCGGGCGACAGCCCGGGGAAACCGTGGATCGCGTCGACGTTCGCCGCCAGCACGCCGTCGCGTCGCGGCCCCCGCGGGCGGAGGTGTTCGAGCCAGAGCGCACCGTCGTCGGCACCCGGAACCTGCACTGCGTGCCCCTTACCGACCGTGACCGGCCGGCCGTCGAGGGCGGCGTACGCCTCGCCCACCGCCTCGGAGAACCGCTCGGGGTCCGCGAGTCGGTCGCCGGCGAACGCGGCGGCGAGGCTCCACGTCTCCCCGCCGTCCGTCGGCCCGGTCGGCGCTCGACCGTTCAGGGCCACCGCCTCGGCGTCCGACTCGATGCGGTCGTGTCGCGGGAGCAGGGCGGCGTCCCGGTCGGGGCCGAGCGACACCGACGTGTCCGAGAGTCGGGAGCGGATGCGCTCGCGGGCGGGGAGCACGACCCGGTCGAGCGGCGTCTTGCCCGCACAGCCGCACCGCACGGCGGCCTCGCGGTTCACTCCTCGGGCCATAGCGGTCGAACCTCCCGCGTCGGGTGGTCGGGAACTCGCGGCGACCGCCGGAGGCCGTCGAGCAGCACCCGGTCGGCCGCCGACCGTGCGATCCGGAGGAAGTCGCGTCCCCGAATGCGGCCCAGTCCGCCCCTCGCGGCGGGGCGCTCGCCCGTCGCGGTCACGTCGTCGGTCCGGACCGACTCGGCCGCCACCGTCAGCGGCACGGGCTCGCCCGAGTGGACCACGTCCTCGGTGCTCGGGGTCGTGTGGTCGGCCGTGACGACCGTGACGAGCCCCGGGTCGGAGAGGGCGCGCTCGACGACCGGGTCCAGCGACGCGTCGATGGCCTCGAGTTCGTCGCGCTTGGCCGCCGGGCCGGCCGAGTGGGATGTCTCGTCCGGCTCGGGGTAGTGGACGTGGACGAACTCGTGCGCCCCGACGGCCGCGAGCGCGGCGTCCGCCCGGGCGTCGTATCCCTCGGGCGGGTCCTCGTGGACGATGCCGAGAGTCCGCGCGAGTCCGGTCAGCACCGGCTTCGGCGTGAGACTCGCCGCGTCGAGGCCGTGTCGCTCGTGGAAGGGCTCGGGTTCGGTCGGAGCGCCCGCCCACTTGGAGAGTACCACGTCCGCGGGTGACCTCCCGGTTCGGTCGCGGGGTTCGCCGGCGTCGGCGAGCGCCTCGCGCGTTCGACGGGTGTACGTCCGGAGCGCAGACGCGGTTCGCTCGGCGGCGTCGGGGTCGGCGGCGTCCGCGAGCGGTTCGGCCGCGAGGACGGGCAAGCCCGTGGCGAACGGGTCCACGTCGGTCACGTCGGACGAGAGCGAGTTCGTCGATTCGACGGTCACCAGTCCGCGGTTCTTCCAGGTGTACTCGAACGAGACGGTCGCCTCCGCCGTCTCGACGCGCGCGACGTCCTCGCGCTCGGCCAGCGCCGGGAAGTCGGCGGCGTCGTCCGGGAGGTGACGGTCGACGACGCGGCCGCCGTCGAGTTCCGCGAAGGAGGCCGAGCAGACGACTCTCCCCGGGGTCGGGTCGCGGCCGAATCCTCTCGCCTCCAGCACGCCGCGACCCGGCACCTCCGCGAGGTCGTAGCCGAACAGGATCGAGTGGGCACGGTCGCTCGACAGGGGCGTCCCCGGCGTCGAGACGTCCATCCGGCCGTTGATGCCCGCGGCCGCCAGGCGGTCGAGGTTCGGCGTGTCGGCCGCCTCCAGGGGCGTCTGCCCGTCCAGGGCCGGTGCCGGGCGGTCGGCCGCGCCGTCGAGCAGCAGCAGGAGGATCCGTCGGTCCTTCCCGCGCATCTCAGTTCTCCCCCCGGCGGGTCCCGCGTAGCGTCACGCTCCGCATCTCACTCCAGCCCGAGGGTGCGCGCGATGGTTCGCTTCTGCACCTCGGTCGTGCCGGCCGGGATGCGCAGGTTCCGCGCGACCCGGAACACGCGCTCGACGCCGCCGGCGCGCATCAGGCCGTAGCCGCCGAGCACCTGAATCGCCCGGTCGGACCAGTCGAACAGGCGGTCCTCGGGGTAGTACTTCAGCATCGAGAGCCGGCGCCTGGCCGCCTCGGGCTGGCGGAGGTCCGCGAGGTCGGCCATCCCCTCGTACTCCGCGAGCATCGTCGTCGCCATGTTGCGGACCGCGTGGATCTCGGTGGCCGTGTCGGCGATGGGCCACTGGATCGCCTGGTTGCTCCCGATGGGCTCGCCGAACGTCTCGCGCTCCTTCGCGTACGAGAGCATCCTGTCGAGGAGGTACCGACCCATCCCGACGCACATGCCGGGGCGGCACGCCCGCCGCCAGTTCACCCAGGAGAGCGCCAGCGGGAGGCCGTCGCCGATCCCACCGACCATCTGGTCGTCGCCCACCCGGCAGTCCTCGAGGTGGACGTCGGCGGTGATGCCGTCCATCATGATGTTCTCGTTCATCCGTCCGACCTCGTAGCCGGGGTTCTCCGTGTCGACGAGGAACATCGCCATCCCCTCGGTCCCGTCGGCCCGATCGGTTCTCGCGAGCACCTGTGCGGTGTCGGCGTACACCGCGTTCGTGATGTAGCGCTTGTGCCCGTCGATGACCCACTCGTCGCCGTCCTTCTTCGCCTCCGTCTCGATGGCCGTCACGTCGGAGCCTGCGTTCGGCTCCGTGATGCAGATGCACGCGGACTCCGTCCCGTCGATGAGTGGATCGAGCCACTCCCCCCGCTGGCCCTCGTCGAGGTGGAGCAACGCGGGCGAGGGGCCCTCGGTCCAGGCCATGACCGCCCGCGCGAGGCTCGACCCGAAGCCGGTGCCGTGGCGGAACACGGCCTCCTGAACGTAGAAGTGCTCCAGCGGGGAGAGCCCGCCGCCGCCCACCTCCTCGGGCATGTGGAGCGCGTAGATGCCGGCCTCGCCGGCCCGCTCCTGGATCTCGTCGCGCAGCGCCCGGGCCTCGGGGGTCATCCGGCCGTCCTCGTCGAGGTACTCGAGCGGGCCGCCGACGTGTTCGGCGTGCTCCTCCTCGTACGGGAGCACCTCCCCCTCGATGAACGTCAGCACGCGGTCGACGACCGGTCGAACGCCCTCCGGCACCGCGAACTCGTCGGCGAGTACGTCGTCCTCAGGGATGCCCGTCATTGTCTACCGTGGCCCGTCGTCCGGCATAAGCCCACCGTCGCCCCTCGTCGGTCGCCGGAACCGTCAGCCCGTGCTCGGGGTCGCCCGTGTCGCCGGAGTCCACCGGGTTCATGTACGCCGGCGGCGACCCACCCGACATGACCGACCTCGTCACGTTCGGGGAGACGATGCTCCGGCTCTCGCCGCCGGAAGGCGTCCGCCTGGAGACCGCCCAGCGGTTCGACGTCCGCGTCGGCGGCGCCGAGAGCAACGTCGCCGTCGCGGCCGCCGCGCTGGGGCTGGACGCCGCGTGGCTCTCGAAGCTCCCGCGCTCCCCGCTCGGCCGCCGGGTGGTTCACGAACTCCGGGGGTACGGCGTCGACGCCGGGATCGCGTGGGACGACGGGGAGGGCTCCCGGCTCGGAACGTACTACCTCGAACCCGGCGGCGAACCGCGCGGGACGGACGTCGTCTACGACCGCGCGGGCGCGGCCATCACGACCGTCTCGTTCGACGAACTGCCGGCCGACGCGCTCGAGGGGGCCGACTACGCCTACACGAGCGGCATCACGCCGGCGCTCTCGGACGCGGCGGCGGGCGCGGCCCGCGACCTGCTGTGCGAGGCCCGGTCGACGGGGACGACGACCGCGTTCGACCTGAACTACCGGAGCAAGCTCTGGGACCCCCGGGAGGCCCGCGAGGGGTACGAGGCCCTGTTCCCCCACGTCGACGTGCTCGTCGCGGCGCGGCGCGACGCGGAGGCGGTGCTCGGCCGGGACGGGGACGCCGCCGAGATGGCTCGCGGGCTGGCCGGCGACCACGGCTTCGAGACGGTCGTCGTCACTCGGGGCGAGCGCGGCGCGCTCGCGGTCCACGACGGCGAGGTCCACGAGCGGGCCGCCTACGGGGCGGAGACGCTCGACCCCATCGGCACCGGCGACGCGTTCGTCGGCGGGTTCCTGGCCAAGCGGATGCGGGGCGGCGACGTCCCCGCGGCCCTGGAGTGGGGGGCAGCGACGGCCGCGCTCAAGCGGACGGTCGCGGGCGACCTCGCGGTCGTGACGCCCGAGGAGGTCGAGCGCGTCGTCTCGGAGGAGGACGCGGACATCTCGCGGTAGCGAGGGGGACGCCCCGTCAGTCCCCATCGACGTGGTTCAGCGCGGTCGCGTACGCCTCCCGGACGCGCGAGAACTCCTCGCGGTTGCCGCCACGGTCCGGGTGGGCGTCCTTCACCCGATCGCGGTAGGCCGACTCGACGGCCTCCTCGTCGGCGCCGGCCGGCAGTCCCAGCGTCTCGAACGCCGCCCGGATCGGGTCGGGGCCGCCCGCGGGGCCGAGGTCCACGTCGGGCACGTCGAACGGGAGGCGGCGGCCGAGCTGGGTGCCCGGCATCTCGTGCTCGCAGAGCACGACGTGGAGGTCGCCCTCGGCGGCGCGGAGCCGGAAGTACGCCCGCGCGTCGAAGGTGATGGCGACCCGCCGTTCGGGGAGGTAGAAGGCGACCTCGTGTCCGTCGACGTCGTACCGCTCGAGGAACGGCTCGCCGACGTCCCTGAGGAACCCCCGGATCTCGGTGCGGCGGCGGAGCGGGCCGACGGACTCCGCGGCCGTGTCGGCGGGCGGGTCCGGGAACCACCGGTTCGCCGCGAGGAAGACGGCCGCGACCGCGACGGAGGCGGACGCCCCGAGCCCAAGCCCCAGGACCAGCCAGGCTGGCAGGCCGGCGAGCGACTGGTCGAACACACCCCCCGTTCGACGCCGGCGGATTTGAACCCCTCGGCGGACCGGGGTTCCCGACGGGCGGGCACCGTTTCGAGTGGGAGGTGCTCGTCGACGGGCTACGTCCGTCGCACTCGATGGAAGAGCCACGTTCGTCGCACTCGGCCGAAGGCCCCTTCTCCTGGTGGACATAAAAAGGGTGACGAGCGTGCCGGCGGCGCTCCAGCGCCGCCGGCACGCAAGGAGGGCTTTTTAGACTAGACCCTCGGCCTTCAGCCCCTCCATCACGTCGTCGACGAGCGTCTCGACGTCGTCGTAGGGGAACTCCTGGTGGGAGCCGAGCTTCGCGGCCATCTCCATCGCCGTGAAGGAGGCGTCGCCCGCCTCGAAGCGCGTCCCGGGCCCGTTCGGGAGCGCCGGGACGAGGTCCATCTGGTTCGAGACCGGGTAGTCGGCGCCCTCGAACGCCTCGGTCAGCTGCGAGCGGAGTTCGGCTTCCACGTCGTCGCTCATGGCTGTCACCCCGGCCGACGGCTGGAAAAGCGTTCCGGAACAACGAACAACCCCGGGAAGGTTTCGCCCGGCCGCCGGTCCGACCGCAGTCGTCACGCCCCCGGCCGCGTCGGCGGCTCGTCGCGGCGGACCCTCCTCCGGCGTCGACACGCGACCGGCCCGGCCGGAACTCGTGGGTTTAACCGGAGCGACCCGGGAGAGGCGGGCATGGGATTCGACTTCGAGTTCGACCTGCTACGCGAACTGACGGAGACGAGCGGCGTTCCCGGCTACGAGGACCGCGTCCGCGACGTGGTGAAACGCGAACTCGCCGAACGGACCGACGAGGTGCGGACCGACGCGATGGGCAACGTGGTCGGCACCGTCCACGGGGCCGCCGACCCGGACTACGAGGTCGCCGTCGCGGCCCACATGGACGAGATCGGCTTCATGGTGAAACACGTCACCGACGGGGGGTTCCTGAAACTCGACGCGCTCGGCGGCTGGGACGCCCGGGTGCTGCGCGCCCAGCGGGTCCGCGTCCACGCCGAGGACGGCGACCTCGCAGGCGTCATCGGCTCGGTCCCGCCCCACACGCTCACCGAGGAGGAGCGGGAGAGGGACGACTCGGTCGATGGAGTCGTCGTCGACCTCGGCATGGGAAGCGAGGACGTCGAGGCGGCCGTCTCCGTCGGCGACCTCGTGACGATGGAACAGTCGACCGTCGAACTCGGCGACTGCGTGACGGGGAAGGCGCTCGACGACCGCGTCTGTCTGTTCGCGATGCTCGAGGCGGCCGCCCGGGTCGAGGAGCCGGACGTGACGGTCCGCTTCTGTGCCACCGTCCAGGAGGAGGTCGGCCTCCGCGGCGCGACCGCGCTCGGCGTCGACGTCGACCCGGACCTCGCGGTGGCGCTCGACGTGACCGTCGCGAGCGACGTCCCCGGCGTCGACGAGGACAAGCAGGTCACCGAACTCGGCGAGGGCGCCGCCATCAAGCTGAAGGACTCCTCGGTCATCACGACGCCGAAGGTCCACCGGCGCCTCCGCGCGGTCGCGGAGGAGGAGGGGATCGACCACCAGCTCGAGGTGCTCCCGTCGGGCGGCACCGACACGGCGGGGTTCCAGAACACGAACGGCGCAAAGCCCGTCGGGGCCATCTCCGTCCCGACGCGGTACCTCCACACCGTGACGGAGACGGCCAACGGCGACGACATCGCGGCGACGGTCGACCTCCTGACCGCGTTCCTCGGCAGCGAGACGGGCGAGCACGACTACTCGCTGTAAACCGATCCGCCGCCACACGGCGTTCACGGTCGAACCGCGCACCGGGGGCCCACGATTTCGGCCGCCAGGCCCCCTTGCGGGAGGCACCAGCACGCTCACCGCGAGGGAGGGAGGCGGGGCGAAGCCCCGCCGACCGAGCGAGCGGCCGTTTTGGCATGAACGGGTTGTGCGGGGGGTTCGACGAGCGAGCGCGCCTCCGGCGCGCGAGCGAGGAGCGACCCCCCGCAAAAGAGGTTCGTCGTAATCGACGGATTCACCTTGGGGAGGCGCCAACCCGCGTGCATGAGCGATCAGATGGACCGCCGGAGTTTCATCCGCGCCGCCGCGGGCGCGGCGGCGCTCTCGGCCGGCGCCGGGGCCGCGTCCGCGCAGGAGGACGGCACCGGAACGCCGTCCGGGACCGGGACCCCGAGCGGAACCGGAACGGGAACGTCGGGCGGGGACGGGACGGGTACCGCGGGCGGGAACGAGACTGGAACCGGCGGCGGTGATGGCGGCGGTGGCGGCGGTGGCGGCGGCAGCGAGACGGTCGCCGTCGGTCCGAACGGCGACTTCGTGTTCGCGCCCGGCACCGACGAGCCGCTCAACGTCCTCCCGGGCACGACGGTGACGTTCGTCTGGGAGTCCGACAACCACAACGTCGTCGTCGACAGCCAGCCGGACGAGGCGAACTGGGAGGGCCACGAGCCCCTCGAGAACTCCGGGTTCGAGTACGAGCACACGTTCGAGACGCTCGGCACCTACGACTACTACTGTGACCCCCACCAGCAGCAGGGGATGGTCGGCACCATCGAGGTGATGGAGGAGCTCCCCACGGAGACGGAGGCAGCCAGCGGCCCGCCGCAGCTCCCCGACTCCGCCAAGAGCCTCGGGGTCGCCGCCTTCACGGCGATGTGCGCGACGCTCGGGTTGACGTACTTCTTCACCAAGTACGGCGGGGACTACAACGTCCCCGAGGAGTAGCGGACCGGCCACTCGTTCTTCGGCGCCCGCCGGGTCCAACGGCCGGGCCACCCGGCTGATCGTCGACCGCCCTCCGGGAGCCGAGCGACGGTTCCGCGACCGTCGCCGCACGGGTCGGCGTGCGGACCGCCGCGTCGTCCCGCGGGGTCAGTCGAGCACCAGCCAGGGGACGTCCACGAGCGCCGGGATGTGGGTCTCGACGTGGTGTTCCCACACGTCGTGTTCCCCGAACGCCTCGCCGTGGTCCGAGGTGACGACGACCCTGCCGTCGAGGTCGGTCGCGAGGTCGGCCGCCGCCTCCATCGCGAGCCGGAGGTTCTCCTCGTAGTACTGCTCTATCGTCTCCCTGAGCCCGCGGTTCCCGACGTCCAGTACGCTCCCGAGGTTCAACTCGACGAGCATGCCGAGCGCCATCGCCATCTGGCTCTCCCCCAATCGTCGCTCGACCCGCCGACGGAGCGAGTCCACGACCGGCCAGTCGCGGCCGGCGTCCGCGGGTTCCTCGTCCGGTTCGAGGACGCCCCCGCGGATGCGTTCGAGCTTCCGCCCGCGCCCGCGGCGGAGGTACGGCGCGTGCGGCTGGAGGTAGTGGACGACCATGCCGTCGTCGTCCCGGTCCTCGTCGAGCCGTTCGCGAGCGGCCGCGGTGACAGC
Protein-coding regions in this window:
- a CDS encoding J domain-containing protein translates to MFDQSLAGLPAWLVLGLGLGASASVAVAAVFLAANRWFPDPPADTAAESVGPLRRRTEIRGFLRDVGEPFLERYDVDGHEVAFYLPERRVAITFDARAYFRLRAAEGDLHVVLCEHEMPGTQLGRRLPFDVPDVDLGPAGGPDPIRAAFETLGLPAGADEEAVESAYRDRVKDAHPDRGGNREEFSRVREAYATALNHVDGD
- a CDS encoding adenylyltransferase/cytidyltransferase family protein, with protein sequence MTRRTVGHVHGRFQPFHGGHLAYLRWAAGECDELLVGVTNADPSHVRDESADPERSEPRNNPFRYHERDRTVRAAVADADLGVPVRVLPFPVNRPELWEHYAPADAVHFLRVLEDWHEVKADRLREHGREVRTVRAERTVSGTAIRRRMAAGDDSWREDVPDAVVAVLDDVGGPARVRELW
- a CDS encoding MTH865 family protein codes for the protein MSDDVEAELRSQLTEAFEGADYPVSNQMDLVPALPNGPGTRFEAGDASFTAMEMAAKLGSHQEFPYDDVETLVDDVMEGLKAEGLV
- the kdgK1 gene encoding bifunctional 2-dehydro-3-deoxygluconokinase/2-dehydro-3-deoxygalactonokinase, which produces MTDLVTFGETMLRLSPPEGVRLETAQRFDVRVGGAESNVAVAAAALGLDAAWLSKLPRSPLGRRVVHELRGYGVDAGIAWDDGEGSRLGTYYLEPGGEPRGTDVVYDRAGAAITTVSFDELPADALEGADYAYTSGITPALSDAAAGAARDLLCEARSTGTTTAFDLNYRSKLWDPREAREGYEALFPHVDVLVAARRDAEAVLGRDGDAAEMARGLAGDHGFETVVVTRGERGALAVHDGEVHERAAYGAETLDPIGTGDAFVGGFLAKRMRGGDVPAALEWGAATAALKRTVAGDLAVVTPEEVERVVSEEDADISR
- a CDS encoding acyl-CoA dehydrogenase family protein is translated as MTGIPEDDVLADEFAVPEGVRPVVDRVLTFIEGEVLPYEEEHAEHVGGPLEYLDEDGRMTPEARALRDEIQERAGEAGIYALHMPEEVGGGGLSPLEHFYVQEAVFRHGTGFGSSLARAVMAWTEGPSPALLHLDEGQRGEWLDPLIDGTESACICITEPNAGSDVTAIETEAKKDGDEWVIDGHKRYITNAVYADTAQVLARTDRADGTEGMAMFLVDTENPGYEVGRMNENIMMDGITADVHLEDCRVGDDQMVGGIGDGLPLALSWVNWRRACRPGMCVGMGRYLLDRMLSYAKERETFGEPIGSNQAIQWPIADTATEIHAVRNMATTMLAEYEGMADLADLRQPEAARRRLSMLKYYPEDRLFDWSDRAIQVLGGYGLMRAGGVERVFRVARNLRIPAGTTEVQKRTIARTLGLE
- a CDS encoding Fic family protein, yielding MDPADFADGPGSVDDHDGLPCYRPPSLPPDLEHGDDLLRVYGDAQYALGRLATLHRDLDNPNLLIAPFVHREAAMSSQVEGTNVTISDIYQHEVGATPARSAAEGTDVREAYNYVDAVKQGFARLDAGESIDVDLVRDLHEVLLGGVRGEEDRPGELRDVPVYIGARGSDPESATFIPAKPDLVELLLEQLFSYARRGEYPALVDAALCHYQFEAIHPFRDGNGRLGRLLIMLQLYDAGLLPGPYLYLSAYFRQFGQGYRERLLAVSTEGAWDDWITFVLNAVAEQAIDAHDCGVRLKELRAEYRAQFPGSATTRELVDYLFEQPYLTGPRAVEATGRSKPSVYDAIDSLESAGIVAETTGKQRNRVYEAPEILSVLSS
- a CDS encoding alkaline phosphatase family protein, encoding MRGKDRRILLLLLDGAADRPAPALDGQTPLEAADTPNLDRLAAAGINGRMDVSTPGTPLSSDRAHSILFGYDLAEVPGRGVLEARGFGRDPTPGRVVCSASFAELDGGRVVDRHLPDDAADFPALAEREDVARVETAEATVSFEYTWKNRGLVTVESTNSLSSDVTDVDPFATGLPVLAAEPLADAADPDAAERTASALRTYTRRTREALADAGEPRDRTGRSPADVVLSKWAGAPTEPEPFHERHGLDAASLTPKPVLTGLARTLGIVHEDPPEGYDARADAALAAVGAHEFVHVHYPEPDETSHSAGPAAKRDELEAIDASLDPVVERALSDPGLVTVVTADHTTPSTEDVVHSGEPVPLTVAAESVRTDDVTATGERPAARGGLGRIRGRDFLRIARSAADRVLLDGLRRSPRVPDHPTREVRPLWPEE
- the mutL gene encoding DNA mismatch repair endonuclease MutL, with the translated sequence MSDRTNRTADEIRSLDDQTVREIAAGEVVERPASVVKELVENALDAGADRVAVAVENGGIDGVRVRDDGAGMPPEQLPKAVAKHATSKLGGVDDLDSGVATLGFRGEALHTVGAVAELTVRSRPPAADAGAELTVNHGDEGTVEPAGCPVGTTVEVRDLFGETPARRKFLGTPATEFDRINAVVSAYALANPDVAVSLEHGGREVFASNGDGHLRSAVLAVYGREVAESMVDVDRGAEASGDSNEGGEGTVSVSGLVSHPETTRAGREYLTTFVNGRWVRESDLRGAVVDAYGGQLAPDRYPFAALFVDVPADAVDVNVHPRKTEVRFDDDAGVVGSVHEAVREALLDHGLLRSSAPRGRSAPDEATVDPEVVGGAGTEHERAAADARADEGVDADDAGDGEEPDTTASVLDAWGGSSASEPEADAEADRTADEGGTSGATGPAGESAADSPADSPEDPTEPEATDRPTDHPVRRPTHDAPWSGRPSPRGWQEGADEGARDDGPPRSTPRQSTLAGGTTDERTEHDSLPSMRVLGQYGGTYVVCETDEGLVLVDQHAADERVNYERLRAAARRDAPAQTLARQVELELTAREAELFGTFRDALLEVGFAAERAGDRTVAVTAVPAVFDATLDPDLLRDVLAAFADEVAADDRPVAEVADALLADLACYPSVTGNTSLTEGSVADLLSALDGCENPYACPHGRPVLVEFGRGEIEDRFERDYPGHAGRREE